The Apostichopus japonicus isolate 1M-3 chromosome 20, ASM3797524v1, whole genome shotgun sequence nucleotide sequence AAGTACTTCAGTCGAATCGATCTAACGAAGGGATATTGGCAGGTTGAAATGACACAGTCAGCGAAAGAGAAGACTGCCTTTGTGACACCAGATGGGTTATGGCAATTTAAAACGATGCCCTTTGGATTGGTTGGGGCACCGGCAGTTTTCACTAGGTTGATGAGAACCATTTTGAGGGATGTGCCAAATGTTGTCAATTATCTGGATGATATTTTAATTCATACCGAGACATGGGATGAGCATGTAGAGTGTTTGGAGTTGTTATTTCAGACGTTGAGAGAGAGCGGACTGACAGCTCGTCCGAGTAAGTGTGAAATAGGGTTCACTAAATTAGAGTTCTTGGGCCACACAGTTGGAAACGGGAAGTTGGGCCCGAAGCAGAGTACCCTTGATAAAATCAAAAACGCTCCAAAACCCGAGACGAAAACCCAAGTCAGGTCGTTTCTTGGTCTCACGGGGTATTACAGAGACTACATACCAAACTACTCTGCACTAGTTGCCCCACTGTCGGACCTGACGAGGAAGGGTTCACCCAATAGAGTGATTTGGGGAAGCGCCCAGGACAAGGCGTTCAATGATCTGAAGCGAGCGCTTATTAGTCCACCCCTTCTCAGGCTTCCTGATGTAAATAAGCAATTTGTTCTGAGGACCGATGCATCCGATGTAGGGATAGGTGCAGTCCTACTACAGGAACATGAAGGAGAATTATTTCCTGTAGCGTATGCTAGTAGAAAGTTATTGGAGAGGGAAAGAAATTATTCAGTGATTGAGAGAGAATGCCTAGGATTAGTTTGGGCAGTACAGAAATTCCATGTATATCTGTACGGAAGTGAGTTCGTCTTACAGACTGATCACGAACCACTCACTTATTTAAATAGAGCGAAGTTGCTGAACTCAAGAATTATGAGATGGGCATTAGTACTACAAGAGTATAGATTCAGACTAGAATCAATCAAGGGAAAGTACAATGTTGGTGCAGATTATATGAGCCGAATGTAAGCgggttattcattcatttaatcaGATGTAGATGTGTTGATTGTAGCACTATTGATTGTTGTTATGCTATCATACATTTATGATTGACATAGTTTTGTCGGATTATAGAATTGTTTATAGTTTATAGAATTTGACATTTATGGAATTGTTAGTTTGAGTATTTTGAGAtggttatcaatattcattagttatgtttaatttaaagttgCATACACGTCCATTTatagatgaaatatttaaaatatttatcttaAAGGGGGAGTAAttgtcacgaacgactttattcattgtacgtgtattcagtatatgctggtcagggtgataagtaggtcactcgtcgtgactgacaacttgtgcgttttttctggaagcgtcgagaaatgatggcgctattcggtattagcgagtacaaatttccagaacatacgggaagttatttttagcaggtgaccgAATATCGTCGACGAATGAACGTTGaactatcagtcgtatcttcgagacatggatgattctcgatgtttttccgtcaggattcctggaaaagaactttcgggagattgaacccggctatatataagaagagatattttcggtgatgagGAGTTTAGTTCAgagttttccgatctattgtaaaaagaaattcatctgagataaaagattaatcgaggggacggacggaggaaccggtggactgtttgtttataagattggtgcgtcgtttaaccgggacaggcgtgacttcggcagagtttttcggagttcacccaggaggaagccatccttgggatacaaacgttgagtcgaactggaccagcggggaacggttttgctcctgaccaagtcacgggataccagcctacgagggagaaatcccgacatcgttgttggtgacgcaaggaggtcagaacagctacgaaaggaaccgagagccggcacgcgccgcgtaagataagttaagtaatcttttaaaaacttaacggccgtataatattgtaaaatctgtctgtaatattccaaatttctagtaccaataatccttgtacaaatcagtagagatcgtatcattgtaaatatatcgttttgttaactttcagaaacatctcagtagtcttttggtcctttgagtttacttccctgaatctatctaaatttttatttttatcggccttgaaggccaaaggaaaaacccggggtcgcaacagagggggcgctagaaggtgccattttgttttatcccacggaagttgtgacagtatgtcattttgttttaaactttaagAATATATGTTATCATACTTCGATCATAGAAATATTTACCTGTGCTGTCTGGTAGAGCCACGTAGTAAATGTCAAATGGCAAGTTTGCTTATCGAACGGATAGTTACGAACGGAAACACTGCAGAAGGACTGCATGTTTGCTAAAGTGTACCAGTAAATCTTTCCCGTATGTTTCACTACGACGGCGGTTGTTTCCGGTATGAAACTTGCAAAGTCTGTACTCACGCTGTGTGAAAGACAATATGTAAAACATTGCATGTTACATGATGTAATATATACCGCACGCATTTGTTACATCGCAcgtgtataggctatatgtgCGGCGATGCCCCAGTCCACATATCACTTTACTTCGGCTAAGCTCATAttaagtgattttgttttgtagtttAATTCTTTTCTCTATCTTGTATTCTATATTTCTTCTTTCGtcttaaagttatatatataccaataccAATATACATTTGTGTGTAATTGCATAATATGTCACTGTTACCCGCCAGTCTATAAGACCTCTAAGAgaatataaaagtgaaattgaaaagcaCAATGAAGGGACATGCTCATTGGAACGGAAAAAAACATCGGACTGAATTTACGTCGATAATTTCAGACATGTTGATATGAAAGTTCGAAATTTCGGTTTCAAAAGCCATCATTTCGAGAATGTCGTCAACGTTTCATTTCTCGATTGAATGCTATTAATTTCCACTAAAAAGAACAAGGAGAAAATaataagagaagaaaaaatgctagtaaaaatgttgaaaaattggGGAACATTACgaaatttcttataaaaaaATGTCGAACAGAACGTACAACTTTGACATAAAATGGTCAGAATATTGgagttttaaataaaattgaaagaaaaagtcCAGTTAATAAAATGGTTGAGATttcgagaagaaaaaaacaacaacaacaacacatttTTCGGGATAAGATTGTCCATTTTCTTTTAACAATGGTGAAATTTGTTGATGTCTAATCGAACGTTAATATCTGACCTTTCGTTCAGAACCAGTTCTGGCCTCCAAATGAGCTCATCACCCTGCGATGTCAAAGGAAGTCTCGTCTCCAGGATACCATCATACTCATCTGGTTGCCATGACAGTCGATAATCCTCCCAAGTCTTGTGCAGtgcagaaagaaaataagtGATGCAGCTCCATTCATTATGTTTTAGTGGACCAAATTGCgggagggggaaggaagggGATTCCACTGCCTTGGGCTGCATCGTGGGTTGACGAAATTTAGTTATGTAAGTATAGTTGTCAGTGGTTGCATTTAGTTCCAAAAGACATCTGGTTATATTGGTTCAaattgtggtggtggtggtggggggggggggggtgtccacTGGGCTGACAAAATTTAGCAATGTAAAGAATGTTGAATTTAGATCCGTAATCAGTTATATGAACTTCAACGTTATATACATTGTATCGACAACATGCCAGGCACTACAATTTAATGATGTTGTAGGGAAAACGATATGTATAAACTTGAACGTATAGCTTTATGGAATACCATGGTTAAGACCTCTTAGATATATGAGTGAGAATTGGTGAAAGGATAGGTGATCCACATGCACTTACGGTGTTGGTGTTATAATATATAGTAGATTATTGTTTACTCACCAGCACCATCATCCCACGCAGGTGGAGATGTTGTTCATGTTCAGCCTtaaattaacagaaaaaaacgtaccgtaaatatataaacaatgacGTACAGGGCCTATGTTATTAAATTAGAGATATACATTGCAGTTCTTTTCATGATCACTTTCTTGCACTGTGTACCACATGTTAACGCACATCAACAAATGCTTCGATTATAGACACTCTGCATTGGAGTATAGGATATTGGAGGTATGTGTATAGTGTGAGTAAATAAGAACGTCTGTCCAGACTGGGTGCAGAAATGCGGCACATATCAGCGCTATATATTACACCAGGTTCTGattcacatgaaaaaaaaaacgttcattCAGGGGATTTTTGCgttccaaaataataaataaaatatattggcACAATACTGCGTTAACATGTACCTAATtaatagattttttttataattaatagTCTATAAGTAGGCCTCAGAATGCACCTTTtgatgtatattattttactttctccagggtggggggaggttgTGGGCTTCGAAAGGGATGGGGTGCAACCCCAGCATTCGCGCCTGATTATATGTTAAGCTCATTTTCTTTCCTGGCGTTTGTTTACTAAACAGTTTTGAAGCCACATGCGCATTTACATGAAAGTAGTAACTTAATACTAAAATCGTTTTTTACAGGATGGACATATAGCTTcgagaaaacaaaatgtaaaagtacTTACGAGAACAGAAATAGTTGGCGTAAATCTGAATCCAACTTTAACTGTATCTGTGGTATCCTTGACTGGTCGCAGAGAAGCCGTGTAGTTTGTCATTAGGGTGGCCTGTAGATCACGGTGGACTTCATTATCGCCGCATTCAActttaaaacacaaaacaaaacaaatagaaatcatGCATTTCTGATTAATCATCGCGCATGATGCATTGTAACTGATTTGTTGGAAAGATCCAACAGCGTCCTGGCAATTAGCACTTACAGGTTCGATAACTTTTGAATCACATTTCAGTGTAGTGTGGATACAATGTATACCGAGTATATGTGTATACGAGTTTTGAGATCCCGGAGTACAAGTATATGAGTATAAAATAAACGAGTAGGCCATAATGATGATTCACAGTTGATTTTGCTGAGAACGAGTAATTCAAAGGCATGCCGAGTACGAGTGTGAGTATACACTGGAAAATGTATACTCGAGTACGATCGGGGTACGAACACTATAGTCAAGAATCGAAtactatatatagatacaaGTCTGCTTGGAACTGCAATATTTGCCTTTCCTGAATTCACAATGAATCATACAGGTTTTTAACGTTCACACCACTATGTCGCTGACTCGATCGGACAAAATCAGTATAATCTTAAGGTCACGTGATGGActtttgattttaattttaagttatcTACTAATTCCTAATTATAACGTAGTACGTGGTGGTCCTTACTCCAACGGAGAAGAACAGTTAAAATCAGAAGAAGGCCATGCAGGATACGCTTCCTGAAAGAGCGATAAAACATCATTGTTGCCGTGGTGACTATAGTACAACGTTAACGGTCGAAATAGATTGGGTCCACACTCTGAACCGTGAGACTAATCACAAACTATTAGAAATAAACAATCCTAACACGTCTTTAATATCAAACTCTCTTTATATTACAAGACAGAAACCGAGACAACGattgatattatatttaattattgcgTATACTACTTGAAGGATCATGTAAACTATCGACGTTTGCTAGGTGTTATACGACAGGCTTGTTAAACATGCAAGCTAAACGTAATATATCACTTCAGATTGGCGGGACTTGTGTCAAAGTCATTAACCTGCTTTTTTTCTACATACTTCACCGAACTATAATATACACATTTGCCAACAACAGAAACCAATAGAAACTTCATGCTTTATAGCTCAATAATTATAAATCGACAATTTTAATCACTGGCCATCAGctatatcattattttatgtgCCATTACAAATAAACAGATATATACACAACAATGACCAGAAAGGGAAAGAAGAATTCAACCCGTGGGACACACAGATAGTGGCGAGCTAAAAACGAACAAAACAATGATGCAGATGTGATGGTGCCCAAGTGCCCTGCTGCAGTATATAATAACTTTTAGTAGTAAATATACATTATAAATAATGAATGGGCAAACGATATTATATAAAgttgaataaagtttcttttATACGTATCATGGTTCTTGCACCAATGCTTAATACATCGACCTACCCATCCTCTTAGTTCCACAGATTACCGCTTCTGAGATTATCACAGT carries:
- the LOC139961584 gene encoding neuronal acetylcholine receptor subunit alpha-3-like isoform X1 — encoded protein: MAYSFILYSYTCTPGSQNSYTHILGIHCIHTTLKCDSKVIEPVSANCQDAVGSFQQISYNASCAMINQKCMISICFVLCFKVECGDNEVHRDLQATLMTNYTASLRPVKDTTDTVKVGFRFTPTISVLAEHEQHLHLRGMMVLTWEDYRLSWQPDEYDGILETRLPLTSQGDELIWRPELVLNESVSTDFASFIPETTAVVVKHTGKIYWYTLANMQSFCSVSVRNYPFDKQTCHLTFTTWLYQTAQQEFYAVRDLIDSKAYKHYDIKHGLWKLDIATVDANVASYDCDSCENQTQSYVHYVLKLRRGERFSHFLAIILPCLIMSGMTTVVLCLSGKEETHTSEFGLTCVLTLFVSLTFVFTKLPSTGQPIIGSYIIWLIIEGVMVTVYGLINARNLRKERPRMAWLRKMKYSIVGVKIVSSIIYAIIFAVVFSK
- the LOC139961584 gene encoding neuronal acetylcholine receptor subunit alpha-3-like isoform X2, with the protein product MMFYRSFRKRILHGLLLILTVLLRWIECGDNEVHRDLQATLMTNYTASLRPVKDTTDTVKVGFRFTPTISVLAEHEQHLHLRGMMVLTWEDYRLSWQPDEYDGILETRLPLTSQGDELIWRPELVLNESVSTDFASFIPETTAVVVKHTGKIYWYTLANMQSFCSVSVRNYPFDKQTCHLTFTTWLYQTAQQEFYAVRDLIDSKAYKHYDIKHGLWKLDIATVDANVASYDCDSCENQTQSYVHYVLKLRRGERFSHFLAIILPCLIMSGMTTVVLCLSGKEETHTSEFGLTCVLTLFVSLTFVFTKLPSTGQPIIGSYIIWLIIEGVMVTVYGLINARNLRKERPRMAWLRKMKYSIVGVKIVSSIIYAIIFAVVFSK